From the genome of Bacillus sp. V2I10:
GATCGGGTAGTGATTGGCATGTTTGTTTTGCGAAGCAAGCTGATGCATCTTTTTCAACAGAAGTGGTTCAGGAATCGCATTAGCTATGTTTAAATCCCCTTCCAGACGAATTTCATCCGGGAGATCTTCAAAAAGTTCATCTGTCGAAGAAATTCCTAGAAAGGACAGCATTTCCTCTTGATCTTGTTTTGTATCAGGAAGGTAACGATAAGTCGCTGTCATCTTATTCCTCTCCTTTATTCACAAACGTTTTGTATTGATCTTCATTTAGAAGTGCTTCTAATTCTTCTGAATTTGATATTTCCACTTCTACCAGCCATCCTGCTTCATATGGCTGTTCGTTAATCATTTCAGGCGCATCATCTAACTCCTCGTTTACCCGAACTACCGTACCGGATACAGGGGAATAGATTTCTGAAGCTGTTTTAACCGACTCGATCGTTCCCATTGATTCATTAGCCGTTACTTCATCATCCACTTCCGGATTTTCAACAAAAACGATATCACCTAATTGTTTTTGGGCATAATCAGAAATTCCAATACGCACTCGGTTTTCATCTAATTGCAGTACCCACTCATGTTCCTTGCTATATAATAAGTTTGCTATTGATTTTGTCATTGTCTTTCTTCCTTTCATCCACTTTTAAATTTTATAATATTCAGTTTTTACCAGCCGTAAAGTGCTGGCTTTTTCGTGCATGGTTATCTAAAAATAATCAATTTTTTTGAAATTGCCACACTCTTACTCTATTAAAAATGCTAATAACCTTTTTTAT
Proteins encoded in this window:
- the gcvH gene encoding glycine cleavage system protein GcvH yields the protein MTKSIANLLYSKEHEWVLQLDENRVRIGISDYAQKQLGDIVFVENPEVDDEVTANESMGTIESVKTASEIYSPVSGTVVRVNEELDDAPEMINEQPYEAGWLVEVEISNSEELEALLNEDQYKTFVNKGEE